Within the Gloeobacter kilaueensis JS1 genome, the region TCGCGTAGCCGCTCGTAGATGGTGTAGCTGCCGTCGGCATCGCGCAGGTAGACCTGCTCGGGTCTTTTGCGGCGACTGTCAAGAAAGATCAAGTTGCGCTTGAAGATGTAGCCTGAGCTGCGAAAACTGGAGGTCTCGGTGCGGGTGCGGTCGGTGCGGAGGTAGCTGAGGTCGTTGTAGCTCACCCAGTCGGGGCTGCTGTTAAATTCGCGGTGGGTGGCCAGGGCTTTGTCGTCTTTGAGCACCTCGCGCAGCGAGGCCGCCCACTCCTCGGCCAGGGCGCGGGCGGTACTGTTGTGGCGGGCCATATCGGCGGCGGTGACAGTGGCGAGTAACTGACCGCCCAGCAATACCTGCCAGGAGGAGCCGTTGCCCGTCACCTTGACCGCTTTTACCTCGGGGCTGTCCGTGCTCAGGGTCTTGTTGAGCCGGGCCTGCACGAGGGCGGTCCGCTCCGCCAGCGCCTCCGGATCGCTGCCGCTCAGGGTAAAGATGCCCCGCGTATCGAGGACGATCTGGCCTGGATATTTGACCAGTTCGGGCACATCGAGCTGGGCATGGGCGCTCAGGCTCGTGAGCAGGACAATCGCTGGGGCAAGCAGCGAGAGGAGGGCACGGCGCTTTAGCAGCAGAGGATTGGGCATTGTTTCTCATCGGATGGCTGAACCCAATTATTAAACGGCGCAGGGAGGTTTGAAGCAACTGCGCAGAACCGGTGCGCTAGCGGCGGCGCAGGAAGGGACGGGGGTTGATCGCCCGGCCCCGCCGGAAGATGGTGTAGTGCAGGTGGGGCGCGGTGCTGCGACCGGTACTGCCCATCCGACCGATGAGTTGCCTGCGGCGCACCCGCATTCCGGGCCGGACCTTGATTCGCGAGAGATGGCCATAGAGGGTGCTCCAGCCCCGACCGTGGCGGATGAGAATGCGCTTGCCGTAGCCGCCCCGGCTCCAACCGGCCAGACCCACGATGCCGGGAGCGGTGGCGAAGATCGGCGTGCCGCGCCGTCCAGCAAAGTCGATGCCGTTATGAAAGGCGCGCCGGTGGGTAAAAGGGTCGATCCGCCAGCCAAAGCGGGAGGTGATCCGCACCCGGCCCCGCACTGGCAAGCCGCGCGGTCGGGCCACCCGGCGGGACGTCGAAGAGAGAGCTAGCCGGTAGCGGCCTGCTCGGGCCTGGGCTACGGGCTGAAAGTGAACGAAGACCAGCAAAGTCGCCAGTAACAGAACTGCCCAGCGCCGTTGGGCCAGAACAGCAACCGCACACCGACTCGCTGCGGAACGGGGAAACACCGGCATCGAAAAAATCTTGAGCGAAGCTACCCAGAAGATTCCCACGTTTGACCGGTTGGACAGAATTCCTCTTTTTGAGGAATTTAGGGCTGCACCAGGCTGTATTCAGGCGATCAGGCGCTCCAGAACGCTGGCGGGGCGGTAGGAAAGCCGTATCCGCACAGGCAGGCGGGAAGATCGGCCACGCAGGTAGAGAACGTTGTTGCCGACCGGTCTGCCGCTGAGACGCAGAAACTTGTAGATGCTCGCCGGTGTGGCGGGCCGGGTCTTCAGGCAACCTGTCAGAATGGGCAGTCGAATAGCGTTCATTTGCAACCGCGCAAATTCTCATTTCAGAATATCTATCGATAATTTGAACCGCAAAAATCGAGCAATTGTCTTCAGACTTTGTACCGGTGCGTTCGATGCCTACTGGAGATGTCCCCCACCTCACCTCTCCCCCCTGCCCCCCTCCCCTCTCCTGCCCCCGCCGGGGCAAGGAGAGAGAAGGGGGGTTCACTGTAACTGGGCTGCAGGCGGGATAGGTGAGGACAATCAGGGAGTGTGCGTGGCTGTTGGTTCGCGCAGGTAAAGCATAAATGGGTATTAGAGAGTTCGCTCGCCCGTAACCCCCGAAAGGGTTGCTTCGGGAGCAAGTAGCCGTCCGTTTTCGAGCTTGAGGATGCGGTCGGCTACCGGAAAATAGCGATCGTCGTGGGTGATGACCAGGACGGTCTTGCCCCGCTCCTTCAGTTCTGGCAATAGTTTGAGGTAGAAGATGTCTTTGAAGTGGGGGTCTTGATTGGCCGCCCACTCGTCGAAGATGTAGAAGGGCCGGTCCTCCAGGTAGGCAGTAAGCAGGGTCAAACGCTTGCGCTGGCCCTGGGAAAGGGCGACGGTCGAAAATTCTCCTGAGCGGACGGAGACTTTGTGCTTCAGCTGCAGCCGCTCCAGATAATCGCCTGCCCGCCGATCCAATTCTGGGTGATCGAGGCCGATCAAGTTCTCGAATAGATAGCCGTCCGAGAAGACGGCTGTAAATAGTTGCCGGTACTGCTCGCGGTTGTGGTCGTCGATGGGGATGCCGTCGAGGCGGATTTCGCCCGTCTCCGGCGGATAGAGCCCCAGCAGCAGCTTCGCCAGGGTCGTCTTGCCGCTGCCGTTGCCCCCGACTAGAAAGACCACCTCGCCCGGTACAAAGCTGAGGTGAATCGGGCCAAGGCTGAAGTAATCGTCCTCCTGCTCGCGGTAGTAGGTGTGGGTGGCAGCAACAAGTTCCAGTCGCTGCCAGGCCGTCGAACTGGTCGGTTCTTCGGCTGGTTGGGATTCGCCGCCGGTTGCACTGGCGAGGGTGAGGCCGAGGGCTTCGACCTTGGCGAGGGCTACCTGGGCGCGCTGCAATATTGGCAGCGCTTCAAACAGCGCCCCGATCGCCCCGGCCATGTAGAAGGCGGTGAGGGTGCAGCCGGTGAGCACCGGCGAACTCACCCCGGCCAGCAGTGGCAGCAAAAATAGCAGCGCTCCGACCAGTAGAAAGTGCAGCGCCTGCGCCCAACTGATGGCGACAGCAAAGTACCGTCCACCCGCGACATTGTGCTCGTAGAGATTCTGCACACTCGGTCGCAGGTTGTCGCTGACAAACGCTTCGCGCCGCCGCCAGTGCAGTTTGAGTTCTTTGTTGCCCTCGGTGAGCGCCTGAAAGTGACGGATGAGCCGGTCCCACTCCTCGCGCGCCTGGATGAAGTAGCGGGTGGCTGGGGCTTCGAGGAGCTTGTAACTGCTCAGCGAGAGGACAATCGCTGCGATAGCGATTGCCAGACCGAGGGGAGCGAGCCAGGTGATGTAGCCCAGGCAGCCGATCAAGATCGCGGCGTTGATACAGAAGGGCGGCAACTGAAAGAGGCTGGCGGCAATTGTCGGGATGTCGTCGGTGAAGGTGGCAAACAGGCGCGAGATCCCGGCGCGCTCCAGTTGTAAGAGCGGTGCGGCGAGAATCTGGCGGCTCAACTGGAGCCGCAGATCCATCAATGCCTGCTGGGAGACCTGTAATAGCAGAATGCGCGAGAGTAGGTTGCAGACGAGCATCGCCAGCACGAGTGCCCCGAAGAGCAGGGCAAGCTGGCCCAGGGGGATGTCGCGCCGGGTGAGACTGGTGTTGATCACCGCCAGGATCGAGGCGCTGATCGCTCCGCCGGCAAGACCGGCCACCGCCGCCAGGGCGACGTTGCGCCACGAGTAGCCGAGCAGCAACTTCAGCAGATTCATCCCTTCCCTCCAGAGGTGTGGGCAGCCAGACACTCGCTCAGCCGGGCCGCCAGGACCGTAACCTGCGGTTCAAAGAGGCAGCTGTCGTGATCGCCCGGTACCCGGTAGCTGGTAAGGCCGGCGCGGGTGAGGGGTTGCCAGCCCGGTGCAAAATTTCGTTCCTCCCCCGCCTCGAAGAGCGCGACGGGTGCAGCGATGGCAGTGGCGGGCCGGTAGCGGGCAAGGGCGAGCAGGTTGATCCGATAGACATCCAGCAGGCGGCGGGCGAGGATCAGATCCACATCCGGCGGCAGCGCGTGGACGGCCTGGGCCTTTTCGACAAAGAGCCGCAGGCGTTCCTCCGGCTGTTCGCAGTTGCGCAATTCGGATTCTGTAAGCGGTACGCGCAGGCCGCGAGCGAGATCGGCGAGGATGGCGCTCTCGTCGCTTCCGTCCTGCCTTTCTTCACTTCCTGGAGCGGCCAGATCGAGGACCACCAGAACCGCGACGCGCTCGCCTTCCGCTTCGAGCCGGAGGGCCATCTCGAAGGCGACGGCTGCCCCCATGCTGTAGCCGCCCAGCGCGTAAGGTCCGTGGGGCTGGACGGCGCGCAGAGCCTGCAGATAATCGGCGGCCATCGACTCGACGCTCGCGTGCAGTTCCACCTCCTGATCCACCGCCGGTACCTGCAGCCCGTAGAAGGGCCGCTCCGCGCCTGACTGCCGGGCCAGATCCACCAGGCAGAGCACGCCCCCACCGGCGGGATGGACGCAGAAGAAGGGCAGCTCCTTGCCCAGGGGTTGCAGAGTTACCAGCGGCGAGGAGGGAGCGGGGGCAGATCCCTGGAGTTGCTGGGCCAGACTTTCGATCGTGGCGGAGCGGAAGAAGGCGGCAAGGGGCAGCTTCAAATCGAGCTGTTTCTGGATGCGCGCCAGCAGGTGAACGGCCAGAAGCGAATTGCCGCCCAGATCGAAGAAATTGTCTGTAACCCCTATGGGCTTGAGAGCGAGCAATTCCTCCCAGATCTGGACCAGTTGCAGTTCCAGAGGTGTGCGCGGTGGTACCTGGGCAGACGGTCGAGCTACGAGGAACGGGTCCGGCAACGCTGCCCGGTCCAGCTTGCCGTTGGCGGTGAGGGGTAGTTGCGGGAGCGCCACAAAAAGCGAGGGGATCATGTACTCCGGCAGGCGTTCTTTCAGGTAAGCGCGCAACTGGACAGCAGGGAGCGGACGATCCTCTTCACCGACTACATAGGCGACCAGCGAACGATCTCCCGTTGTCTCGTTCTGCCAGACGGTCGCTGTTGCCTCGCGCAGGTCGGGATAGCTCACGAGGGCAGCTTCTACCTCCGCCAGCTCGATGCGGAAACCGCGCAGCTTCACCTGGTTGTCCAGCCGACCCACAAATTCCAGCACCCCCTCCGCTCTCCAGCGCGCCAGATCCCCGCTCCGGTACAGCTTCCCACCGGACTCACTGAACGGGTCAGAGACGAACTTTTCTGCCGTCAGCTCAGGCCGATTGAGATACCCCCGTGCCAGACCGTCGCCGCCGATAAACAGCTCTCCCACCACTCCCACCGGCACCAACTCAGCCCGAGCATCCAGCACGTACACCCGCGTGTTCGCTATCGGCTTTCCTATCGGCACACTCCCTTCTAACTGCGTGTTCCTGTCCATCCGATAACAACAGGCAAAGGTCGTGCTCTCGGTGGGACCGTAACCGTTGATGACGACTCGTTCTCCCGGTTGCTCAAGCAATTTCCGCACATGGGGAAGCGAGAGTACATCGCCCCCGGCGAGCAGTTGACGGACTTTTGCAAGGGTAGGGAGTTGTTCTGTGAGCATCAGGTGGAACAGTCCTGCTGTCAGCCACAGGGTTGTGATGTGGTGAGCTTCGATGAGCTGAGCGATTTCTGCTAAGGAGAGCTTTCGGGCAGGAGCAAGGACGAGGGTGGCACCGTGGAGCAAGGGAGCCCAGATTTCAAAGGTGGAGGCGTCGAAGGCGACGGGAGCAAGTTGGAGGAAGGTTTCGTCTTCTTCCACCTCAAAGAAAGGGTTGTTGAGGAGCAGTCGGAGGACGGCTCTGTGGGGAGTGAGCACACCTTTAGGGATGCCGGTGGAACCGCTGGTGTACAGCACGTAGGCCAGGTTCTCACCCCGGACAGTTGTTGACAGGTTTGCTGTCGGGAGATTGGCCAGTTCCAGATGATCGATGTCGATAAAGTGGGTGGCAGGAAGGTTCAGGAGGTTATTCGGAAGCGACTGGCCCAGGACAACGTTCAGCCCCGCATCCTGGATCATGAAGGCCAGTCTTTCGCTTGGATAGGCCGGATCGAGGGGAAGGTAGGCACCGCCTGCTTTCAAGACCGCCAGCAGGCTGACAATCAGTTCCGGACTGCGTTCCAGACAGATGCCAACTGGTACTTCCGCTCCAACTCCGAGGGATTGGAGGTGGTGGGCAAGCTGGTTGGCTCGGTGGTTCAACTCCCGGTAACTGAGTTTTTCTTTGCCCCAGACGAGAGCAGTTGCTTCCGGTGTGCGTTCTACCTGCTGCTCGAAAAGTTGATGGATGCAGAGGTGGCGCGGGTAGTCGCGATCTGTAGCGTTCCACTGACTGAAGAGTTGTATTTCCTGAGCAGTCAGTAACGGCAGGGAAGTGATGGCCTGGTCGGGGTTGGCGACGAGGGATTCTAACAGTGTGAGCAGATGACCTGCCATCCGCTCGATCGTCTCGGGCTCGAAGAGGTCCGTGTTGTACTGGAAGGTGGCCCCCAGTTCCTGGCTGGTTTCGAGCATCGTGAGCAGCAGGTCGAACTTGGAAATTGGGTTCGGAAATTCCAGCGGTGTGAAGCGCGGGCCGTCGTCGTTCGCTGCCGCGTGCATCGGCATGTTCTGCAGGACGAACATCACCTGAAACAGAGGCGCGTGGCTGAGGGTGCGCTCGGGCTTGAGGTAGTCCACCACCTTCTCGAAGGGCAGATCCTGGTGGGCGTAGGCTCCGAGGGTGGTCTGCCGCACTCTTCCCAGTAGCTCGCGGAAGCTCGGTTCACCGCCCAGGTCCGTTCGTAGAACCAGCGTGTTGACGAAAAAGCCGATCAAAGGCTCGATTTCTGAGCGGTTGCGGTTGGCGATGAGTGAACCGACCAGCAGATCGGATTGATGGGTGTAGCGAAACAGCAGCACCTTGAAGGCAGCGAGGAGCACCATGAAGAGCGTCGCTCCTTCCTGGGCAGCCAGGCGATTCAGGCCCGGCAGCAGGGAACTGGGAATGGGGAAGCTGTGGGTTCTGCCCCGGTAGCTCTGGACGGGGGGACGGGAGTGATCGGAGGGGAGGGTGAGGACCGTCGGTGCGCCGGTGAGTTTTTGCTGCCAGTAGGTGAGTTGTTCCTTGTAGGCTTCGCTCGTGAGCCATTGCTGTTGCCAGGCTGCAAAATCGCTGTACTGAATCGGCAAATCGGGCAGCGTAGCCCCTTCTCCCCGGCGGTGCGCTTCGTAGAGAATCGCCAGTTCGCGGATGAGCACGCCCAGCGACCAGCCGTCGCTGATGATGTGGTGCATGGTGAGAATCAAGATGTGCTCTTCGTCGGCCAGACGGAGCAACTGCACCCGCAGCAGTGGTCCCTGGGCGAGGTCGAAGGGCCGGGTCGCTTCTTCGTCGGTGAGACGCCGCGATTCTCTCTGCCGCTCCCCCGCTTTCAGGTGGCTCAGATCCTGAATGGGCAGGGTGAAGGGCCGGTGGGGAGCAACCACCTGCACAGGTTCGCCCTCGCAGTTCACGAACGTCGTGCGCAGGCTGTCGTGGCGGCGGATCACCGCATCGAGGCTGCGCTCGAAGGCAGGAATGTCAAGTTTGCCCTGAATGTGAATGCCGCCGGGGATCGTGTAGACGGAGGTGCCGGGTTCGAGTTGATCGAGGAACCAGAGCCGCTGCTGGGCAAAGGAGAGCGGAGCCGGGCCAGCCTCCTCCGGGCGGCGCGGAATGGCGGTGTTACCGCCCGGCTGGGCGGCAATGCCTTCCTCCGCGAGCATCAGATCGAGCAGGGCGCGCTTGGCGGCGGACAGTCCCAATCGGCGTTTTGGAGTCCCACTCATCGGTCGATTCCTTTTTGAGCACTGATTCCTGACTGACTGACAAACACCATCAAAAGCTGCTTTCCATAAGACTGTCCATCGTCGCCTTCAAGAAAGGCCGTCTCGGAGCGTCTTCGCAATCGATAGAGGTGCAAGCCCGTAGTTATGCTAGATAGTGTTTCGTCCAGTCAACCACTTAAGCAGTGCCCAGGGCTGTCCACTGGGCTTTTGCCTTGTCGAGGGATTCATCGAATTCTTTTTCGGCTTCGGAGTCGGCGACGATCCCTGCTCCCACCTGGCCCCAGACCTGATGGCCAGACTTTAGGAGGGTGCGGATGAGAATGTTGAGATCCAGGTCGCCTGTGCGGTCGAGGTAGCCGCAGGAGCCATAAAAAAGCGAGCGGCGCACCGGTTCGAGCTGCTCGATAATTTCCATGCAGCGCACCTTCGGGCAGCCGGTGATCGTACCGCCCGGAAAGACGGCGCGCACCAGATCGAGGGCGTCGTAGCCCGGCTGCAGTTCGCCGACGATATTCGAGACGATGTGCATGACGTGGGAGTAGCGCTCGATGCTCAATAGCTCATCGACCTCGACACTACCGGGCTGACAGACGCGCCCGAGGTCGTTGCGCTCGAGATCGACCAGCATGATGTGCTCAGCCCGCTCCTTGGGGCTTAAGAGCAACTCCGCTTCGAGGGCGCTGTCGCCCTCGAGGGTCTGGCCACGCGGTCGGGTACCGGCGATGGGGCGGGTACTGACGGCCCTGCCGCGCAGGGAGACCAGCCGCTCCGGCGAGCAGCTGATCATCTCACCGAAGGGCGTGCGCCAGTAGCTGGCAAAAGGCGAAGGATTAAGCTGGGCCAGCCGCCGGTAGAGCTGCCAACCCCCGCCCGTCCACTCCAGGGCAAAGCGCAGCGAAAGATTGCCCTGGAAGATGTCCCCAGCGGCGATGTGCTCTTTGATCCGGTGGACGGCCTGCAAAAAATCGTCGCGCACGGGCAGGAGCAGGGGGCTGCTCGCCGCTGGGGGAGCAGGGGCCGCGCCGAGTGCCGGTGTCTCCAGCCGCTTGCGCCAGTACGGCCAGCTGCGCTTGCGCTCCGGCTGCTGGGAGGTAGGGCAGAGGGCGAGCCAGAGCTGATCTTCGGCGTGATCGGCGACAGCAAAGACCGTCGGCTCAAACCACCAGGCCACCGGAAAGGGCAGCGCGTCGGCGCGCCGATAAGCGAGCCTCTCGATCTCCCAGGCCAGGTCGTAGCCAAACCAGCCTACCAATCCGCCGCGAAAGGGCAGCGACCGGTACTCTTCGGGCAGTGGGGCAAGGGTGCGGGCCGTGGCCAGCCAGTCTTTTAACGTCGGTAGAACCCTGCCCAGGGGCGGCACGAGAATCTGGGCCGGACAGGCCGCCAGAATCGAGTAGCGGCCCGTGCGCGGGGTGAGCTGGGGGCTTTCGAGGAGCACGGCGATTGCCTCGTCGCCAAAGAGGCAATCGAACAGATCCGCGCCCGTGCGCCCGGCCAGGGGCAACGACAGCCAGCACCAATCAGAGCACAACATCTGCTATGGCAGCCCTGCAATCTCCTGGCCTTATTCTCACCCGAGGGCGAGGATGTGCCAAACTCAGGCGCATATGTCAAAGTGAGAGCAGTCTGCGATTCCGCTACCTGTCCGCCTGTGTCTATGAACGTTATTCCGCCTTCTTCACCGGTTGATTTCGATAAACTGCCCATTCCTGAAGACGAGCCCCAAACACCTTTTCCTGCGCCCAGCGAACCGCTGCAGTACCGCGCTATCGGCATCGTGCGTGGCCGCTACGAGCCTTCGGAGGAGCGCCTGACCCAGGGCAAGCTGATTACCGGCGACGGCGTCGAGATCGACGCTGTGCTCTTGGGCCGTGTCCTCAGCCTGGTGCGCAAGCACCTCGATCTGAGCGTCGAGCACCCCTGGGTCGTCTACCCGCGCACCCGCGACGGCGGTGGCCTGCACACCCAGATCGTCGGAGTCTGGTCGCTCAATCCCAACGGTCTTAAGCCCGAAAAGTCCGACGACGACGAGGAGGGCGAGGACGACGAGGACGAGGACGAGGACGAGGGCGGCAAATCAACGCTGCTTTTCTCGACCGCCAACCTCGAAGGGGTGGACGGTTTCTTTTCGATCCGGGGCGAGGTCACCTTCCAATCGGAGCAGGAAAACTTTATCCTGCTCAAGATCCGCCAGCAGAGCAAGAAAAAAAAGCCAGGCCGGGCTTTCAAGCTGCGCCTCGAAGGGTTGCTGCCGGAAGACGCCCGTGGCAAGTTCTGGGATCTGGCGGTGCGGCGGACGGACGAAGCACTGCACATCCTCGACGGTACTCTGGTCGCTGTCCTGCCCAAGCCACCGGCCAAGCGCCGGGGTGGCCCCGGTGGCAGACCCGGCGGCGGGGGCGGACGGGGTGGTTTTCAGCGCAGTAGCCGTCCTGGTGAGGGCGGTGGGATCAGACCGCGCTCAGCCGATCGAGCAGGCGAGGGGGGCGGGCTCATCAAGCCGGAGCGGCCCTATCGCTCCTTCGATCGCCGCTCGCGGCCCGAATAGCGCTGTTCAATCCACCACGAGGCGGCGGAACTGCTTCTTGCCGACCTGGAGTACAGCGTTCTGAATTGCTGCCGCTTCAGCAATCTCGTATTGGGGATCGCTCACTTTTTGTTGATCCAGGCGCACCGCCCCATTCTTGATCTGGCGCATTCCTTCGGAGACGCTCGGGGTCAGTCCGGCAAGCTGGAGGATCTTTGCCAGACGCACCGGAAAGACAAGGCTGCCCAGTTGCACCTCAGGGACGTTTTCTCCTGCGCCGCTACCAAATAGCAGGCTTGCTGCATCCTTCTGGGCCTGAACGGCCTGGGCGGGGGAATGCAGCAGGCTGGTGATCGCAAGGGCAAGGGCTTTTTGCCGCTCGCGGGCCGTAGCGGGAAGCTGTTGCACCGGCATGTCCGTGAGTAGCTCGAAGTAGGTGTCCACCAGGGCGTCGGGCGTCTTTTCGAGTTTCGAGTACATCGTGAGCGGATCTTCGGTGAACCCAACGTAGTTGTCGAGGGACTTGGACATTTTTTTAACGCCATCCAGGCCCACCAGTAGCGGTACGGTGAGAGCCAGTTGGGGGGCTTTGCCGTAGAGCGCCTGCAGATGACGGC harbors:
- a CDS encoding non-ribosomal peptide synthetase — protein: MSGTPKRRLGLSAAKRALLDLMLAEEGIAAQPGGNTAIPRRPEEAGPAPLSFAQQRLWFLDQLEPGTSVYTIPGGIHIQGKLDIPAFERSLDAVIRRHDSLRTTFVNCEGEPVQVVAPHRPFTLPIQDLSHLKAGERQRESRRLTDEEATRPFDLAQGPLLRVQLLRLADEEHILILTMHHIISDGWSLGVLIRELAILYEAHRRGEGATLPDLPIQYSDFAAWQQQWLTSEAYKEQLTYWQQKLTGAPTVLTLPSDHSRPPVQSYRGRTHSFPIPSSLLPGLNRLAAQEGATLFMVLLAAFKVLLFRYTHQSDLLVGSLIANRNRSEIEPLIGFFVNTLVLRTDLGGEPSFRELLGRVRQTTLGAYAHQDLPFEKVVDYLKPERTLSHAPLFQVMFVLQNMPMHAAANDDGPRFTPLEFPNPISKFDLLLTMLETSQELGATFQYNTDLFEPETIERMAGHLLTLLESLVANPDQAITSLPLLTAQEIQLFSQWNATDRDYPRHLCIHQLFEQQVERTPEATALVWGKEKLSYRELNHRANQLAHHLQSLGVGAEVPVGICLERSPELIVSLLAVLKAGGAYLPLDPAYPSERLAFMIQDAGLNVVLGQSLPNNLLNLPATHFIDIDHLELANLPTANLSTTVRGENLAYVLYTSGSTGIPKGVLTPHRAVLRLLLNNPFFEVEEDETFLQLAPVAFDASTFEIWAPLLHGATLVLAPARKLSLAEIAQLIEAHHITTLWLTAGLFHLMLTEQLPTLAKVRQLLAGGDVLSLPHVRKLLEQPGERVVINGYGPTESTTFACCYRMDRNTQLEGSVPIGKPIANTRVYVLDARAELVPVGVVGELFIGGDGLARGYLNRPELTAEKFVSDPFSESGGKLYRSGDLARWRAEGVLEFVGRLDNQVKLRGFRIELAEVEAALVSYPDLREATATVWQNETTGDRSLVAYVVGEEDRPLPAVQLRAYLKERLPEYMIPSLFVALPQLPLTANGKLDRAALPDPFLVARPSAQVPPRTPLELQLVQIWEELLALKPIGVTDNFFDLGGNSLLAVHLLARIQKQLDLKLPLAAFFRSATIESLAQQLQGSAPAPSSPLVTLQPLGKELPFFCVHPAGGGVLCLVDLARQSGAERPFYGLQVPAVDQEVELHASVESMAADYLQALRAVQPHGPYALGGYSMGAAVAFEMALRLEAEGERVAVLVVLDLAAPGSEERQDGSDESAILADLARGLRVPLTESELRNCEQPEERLRLFVEKAQAVHALPPDVDLILARRLLDVYRINLLALARYRPATAIAAPVALFEAGEERNFAPGWQPLTRAGLTSYRVPGDHDSCLFEPQVTVLAARLSECLAAHTSGGKG
- a CDS encoding M23 family metallopeptidase — translated: MPVFPRSAASRCAVAVLAQRRWAVLLLATLLVFVHFQPVAQARAGRYRLALSSTSRRVARPRGLPVRGRVRITSRFGWRIDPFTHRRAFHNGIDFAGRRGTPIFATAPGIVGLAGWSRGGYGKRILIRHGRGWSTLYGHLSRIKVRPGMRVRRRQLIGRMGSTGRSTAPHLHYTIFRRGRAINPRPFLRRR
- a CDS encoding cyclic peptide export ABC transporter — translated: MNLLKLLLGYSWRNVALAAVAGLAGGAISASILAVINTSLTRRDIPLGQLALLFGALVLAMLVCNLLSRILLLQVSQQALMDLRLQLSRQILAAPLLQLERAGISRLFATFTDDIPTIAASLFQLPPFCINAAILIGCLGYITWLAPLGLAIAIAAIVLSLSSYKLLEAPATRYFIQAREEWDRLIRHFQALTEGNKELKLHWRRREAFVSDNLRPSVQNLYEHNVAGGRYFAVAISWAQALHFLLVGALLFLLPLLAGVSSPVLTGCTLTAFYMAGAIGALFEALPILQRAQVALAKVEALGLTLASATGGESQPAEEPTSSTAWQRLELVAATHTYYREQEDDYFSLGPIHLSFVPGEVVFLVGGNGSGKTTLAKLLLGLYPPETGEIRLDGIPIDDHNREQYRQLFTAVFSDGYLFENLIGLDHPELDRRAGDYLERLQLKHKVSVRSGEFSTVALSQGQRKRLTLLTAYLEDRPFYIFDEWAANQDPHFKDIFYLKLLPELKERGKTVLVITHDDRYFPVADRILKLENGRLLAPEATLSGVTGERTL
- a CDS encoding anthranilate synthase component I: MLCSDWCWLSLPLAGRTGADLFDCLFGDEAIAVLLESPQLTPRTGRYSILAACPAQILVPPLGRVLPTLKDWLATARTLAPLPEEYRSLPFRGGLVGWFGYDLAWEIERLAYRRADALPFPVAWWFEPTVFAVADHAEDQLWLALCPTSQQPERKRSWPYWRKRLETPALGAAPAPPAASSPLLLPVRDDFLQAVHRIKEHIAAGDIFQGNLSLRFALEWTGGGWQLYRRLAQLNPSPFASYWRTPFGEMISCSPERLVSLRGRAVSTRPIAGTRPRGQTLEGDSALEAELLLSPKERAEHIMLVDLERNDLGRVCQPGSVEVDELLSIERYSHVMHIVSNIVGELQPGYDALDLVRAVFPGGTITGCPKVRCMEIIEQLEPVRRSLFYGSCGYLDRTGDLDLNILIRTLLKSGHQVWGQVGAGIVADSEAEKEFDESLDKAKAQWTALGTA